AAAATATTTTAAAAGTATTGAAGTTTATCTTCCGTGGATTCTTCAAGGAAAATACATTATTAAGACCGAAAATACATTTCCACACAGCTCGGGAATTGCAAGTTCTGCATCAGGTTTTGGTGCCATTGCAAAATGTTTGATGACTTTGGATGAAGTGTTTAATCCAGAAGCTTATTCATTAGAATTCAAAATCCAGAAAGCGTCTTTTTTAGCAAGATTAGGAAGCGGAAGTGCTTGTCGTAGCTTGTATAACGGACTAGTTGTTTGGGGAAAAACGCAGGAACTTGCGACGAGTTCTGATCTATTTGCAGTGGCATATCCGAATGAGGAAATTCATCCAATATTCAAAAATTTTAATGATTGGGTATTGTTGATTCATGAAGGTGAAAAAAGCGTATCCTCAACGGTTGGACATGGTTTGATGACTACCAATCCTTATGCAGAAAGACGTTTCCAAGAAGCGCACGAAAATTTTGAAAAACTGAAAAGTATTCTAGCAACTGGAGATTTGGAAGCGTTCATAAAATTAACAGAGCATGAGGCTTTAACGCTTCACGCGATGATGATGATGAGCGATCCTGCTTTCATTTTGATGAAAACGGGGACTTTAGAAGTCATTAATAGAATTTGGGATTTCCGTAGAATTACTGGTTTGCCGTTATTTTTTACCTTGGATGCAGGGGCAAATGTCCATTTGTTATTTCCGAACGATTTGCAACAAGACAAAATTGAAAATTTCATCAATCAAGATTTATTACAATTTACCCAAAAAGGTGGCGTTGTAAAAGATGTGATGCAGTTTTAATCCTAGTTTTTAATGGGAGTATCCACTTACAAAACTAATAATCATGATGCAGAGAACGATTGCCGAAATAATAACGTAAGTGTAATCTTTCTCTTTCAAGTAACCGATTAGCGCAAAAATAATTCGCATCAACGGTGTAAGAATTAAAATTAATATTCCGAGTTGGATAATGCCAATTCCTTCAAAATTGGTTAAAGATGTCCAAAAAGTTTGCCATACATGATCTGTTGGCGTGCTAAGATCTTTATAATTTTCAGGCATTTTGAAGCCTTCCAGATACAATTTTATAAAACCAATTAATGACGTTATAACTGACAAAATAACCCCAAGACGGAGCAGATTGCCAACAGAACGATTAAGGTCGATGTCTGTAAATTCTTTTTTCATTTAAAATTATTAGTTACACCGTTATACATCATATATATTGACAAAATTGTAATGACAATCGCGAAAAAAGTTTTCAGTTTTTTAGTTTTAGAAACCATCAAAGTTTTAGAACCAATAAAACTTCCTACAACAACGCCAATAAGAACAGGCGCTACAATTACAGGAATAATTTCCCCACGTTGAAAAAAGATTAAAGCACCGGCTACAGCCGTTACGCCAATCATAAAATTACTCGTCGTGGTAGAAACTTTGAAGGGCAATCTCATCATATTATCCATGGCTAAAACCTTCAACGCGCCAGAGCCAATTCCTAAAAGTCCAGACATAGCACCTGCGAACATCATCATAAAAAATCCTGGAATTGTATGTCGGGCCGAATATTTTTTAATAACGCCTTTATCAGGAAAAGTGCCATAAAGTTTTAGTTTGTGTTCTAGACTGCCTTCGATAAGTGGTTCCTGATGGTCGGGCTTTCCTTTAAGATTTAGAATAACTGTTAAAATCAAAATACTTGCGAAGATGATTCCTATGGTATTGGGATTTAACATTCCTGATACCAAAGCTCCCAAAATAGCGCCCGCGGTTGTGGCAATTTCTAAGAACATCCCAATCCGCATATTTGTAAAACCTTCTTTTACAAAAGCTACGGCTGCACCAGAAGATGTTCCGATGACTGATATCAAAGAAGCGCCAATCGCATAATGCATAGGTACGCCGAAACCTAATGTTAAAAGCGGGATAATAATGACGCCGCCGCCTAATCCTGTTAACGATCCCAAAAGTCCTGCTGCGACCGCGCCTAAGAATAAAATGATGATTTCCGTCA
This genomic stretch from Chryseobacterium sp. POL2 harbors:
- a CDS encoding sulfite exporter TauE/SafE family protein produces the protein MTEIIILFLGAVAAGLLGSLTGLGGGVIIIPLLTLGFGVPMHYAIGASLISVIGTSSGAAVAFVKEGFTNMRIGMFLEIATTAGAILGALVSGMLNPNTIGIIFASILILTVILNLKGKPDHQEPLIEGSLEHKLKLYGTFPDKGVIKKYSARHTIPGFFMMMFAGAMSGLLGIGSGALKVLAMDNMMRLPFKVSTTTSNFMIGVTAVAGALIFFQRGEIIPVIVAPVLIGVVVGSFIGSKTLMVSKTKKLKTFFAIVITILSIYMMYNGVTNNFK
- a CDS encoding diphosphomevalonate/mevalonate 3,5-bisphosphate decarboxylase family protein, whose amino-acid sequence is MESQFLGNKDFKITNQNVTESCPSNIAIIKYWGKYENQIPANPSISYTLNHCKTNTSMEFVAGEAFSVQTFLSGNEEKKFAEKIEKYFKSIEVYLPWILQGKYIIKTENTFPHSSGIASSASGFGAIAKCLMTLDEVFNPEAYSLEFKIQKASFLARLGSGSACRSLYNGLVVWGKTQELATSSDLFAVAYPNEEIHPIFKNFNDWVLLIHEGEKSVSSTVGHGLMTTNPYAERRFQEAHENFEKLKSILATGDLEAFIKLTEHEALTLHAMMMMSDPAFILMKTGTLEVINRIWDFRRITGLPLFFTLDAGANVHLLFPNDLQQDKIENFINQDLLQFTQKGGVVKDVMQF
- a CDS encoding DUF1634 domain-containing protein, with translation MKKEFTDIDLNRSVGNLLRLGVILSVITSLIGFIKLYLEGFKMPENYKDLSTPTDHVWQTFWTSLTNFEGIGIIQLGILILILTPLMRIIFALIGYLKEKDYTYVIISAIVLCIMIISFVSGYSH